One region of Solea senegalensis isolate Sse05_10M linkage group LG14, IFAPA_SoseM_1, whole genome shotgun sequence genomic DNA includes:
- the LOC122780892 gene encoding protein furry homolog-like isoform X4, with amino-acid sequence MLSLQDSVFFEISIKSLLKSWSSSSSAPVSSSASRRRTPTSVTPLSWEKHNIAAMSSITIDPELKPGEFVIKSLFAEFAVLAEKKIEMVMAEPLEKPLSRSLQRGEDAQFDQLISSMSSIAEHCLPSLLRTLFDWYRRQSGTEDESYEYRPRSSTKSKGDEQHRDKDYLLERRDLAIDFIFCLVSVEVLKQIPLHPVPDVLVHEVLNLAFKHFKHKEGYCGPNTSNVHIIADLYAEVIGVLTQSKFQAVRKKFITELKELRQKEQSPFVVQSVISLIMGMKFFRVKMYPVEDFEASFQFMQECAQYFLEVKDKDIKHALAGLFVEILIPVAAAVKNEVNVPCLKNFVEMLYQTTFDLSSRKKHSLALYPLVTCLLCVSQKQFFLNNWHIFLQNCLSHLKNKDPKMSRVALESLYRLLWVYIIRIKCESNTVTQSRLLSIVSALFPKGSRSVVPRDTPLNIFVKIIQFIAQERLDFAMKEIIYDLLCVGKSHKTFTINPERMNIGLRAFLVIADSLQQKDGEPPMPTTGIIMPSGNTLRVKKIFLNTTLTDEEAKVIGMSLYYPLVRKALDNILRHLDKEVGRSMSMTSVQMSNKEPEDMITGERKPKIDLFRTCVAAIPRLIPDGMSRQDLIELLAKLTIHMDEELRGLAFTTLQALMVDFPEWREDVLSGFVYFIVREVTDVHPTLLDNAVKMLLQLISQWRQAVQSSNKSHDAQSSSSGRSLSLDRIHSLGVLHVVEGLALVVLCSCRPATRRLAVNVLKEVRALHTALGIGKSDEELAIDVMDRLSASVLESFIHLTGADQTNLLYCPSGIDLQTLAEWSSSPISHQFDVVSPSHIWVFAHVTQGQDPWVISFSSYLRQENLPKHCPTALNYAWMFANTRLQLLSPQVDINSPINAKKVNSLSSSDSYIGLWRNYLILCCSSASSSSSMCSSSSTSGSVRCSPPETLASTPDSGYSYDSKIVGTPSPSLLFKHIVPMMRSESMDITESLVLGLGRTNPVAFRELLEELNPIIKEALERRPENMKRRRRRDILRVQLVRIFELLADAGVISQIASGGLDGESHSLNSTLLEYVDLTRQLLEAENDKDSDTLKDIRCHFSALVANIIQNVPVHQRRTIFPQQSLRHSLFMLFSHWAGPFSIMFTPLDRYSDRNMQINRHQYCALKAMSAVLCCGPVADNVGLSSDGYLYKWLDNILDSQDKKVHQLGCEAVMLLLELNPDQSNLMFWAVDRCYTGSRRVAAGCFRAIANVFHNRDYQFDTVVLLNLILFKAADSSREIYEVAMQLLQILEPKLFRYAHKLEIQRTDGILTPPSPLPHLYSVSYYQLSEELARTYPELTLPIFSEVSQRIQTAHPGGRQVMLHYLLPWMNNVELVDFKPTTRRPEDCGSVDDEEDAHERETMMVNSRRWLHGEGWGSPRATTMVLNNLMFMTAKYGDEFAWSEIENVWTTLADSWPKNLKIILHFLISMSGVNSDPSLLPYVKRVVVYLGRDKTMQLLEELMCELELTDPVCSAVTHMDNPPYYRITSSYKIPSVTSGTTSSSNTMVPGNDGHHDSKIKDSNMEDSYTHLDIYSGLNSNLNRQHHRLESRYSSSSGGSYEEEKSDSMPLYANWRLKVMDHNRPEPLPFPPTGGCWSPLVDYLPETNTPAVPLHRCNIAVILLTDLIVDHGVKVEWGAYLHLLLHAIFIGFDHQHPEVYEHCKRLLLHLLVAQGANSNVQSVAMVLLRNRDYNDPRVLTVKPVAPEFNLTGVQDLLPDCQPSPMTDSGLSSSSTSSSISLGTGGTALPHLSPTLLSEVDATAEQDKKAKALIEFITSRKKGPLWNHEDVSPKNPNIKSADQLSVFVRHVVTVFKHSQSGFQLEPLLSEVALQTALSCPSRHYAGRSFQIFRALKQPLTPATLSDILSRLVETVGDPGEEAQGFVIELLLTLESGIDTLADTVKNYDLLTALAQTSPRDLLGPKFASNRKSTGQLNLNSGGLFHYVHTRSNSLRANLMGERKGDRRRSNTIDIADRLGGSHGNLARTRSLSSLGGGGGQGGDTIPPVDPANLMATVFWIAASLLESDYEFEYLLALRLLNKMLGQLPLDRADSRERLEKIQAKLKWYSFPGLLQLFLKGFTSASTQELTIHLLSKLISVSRHTLVDPTQVAGFPLNILCLLPHLIQHFDSPTPFCKETADKIAKVCADEKSATLSNLAHMMSLYSTHSYSRDCTNWINVVCRYLHDAFAEITLNLVTYLAELLEKGLPSMQQSLLQIIYSLLSHIDLSAAPVKQFNLEIMKIIGKYVQSPHWKEAQNILKLVVSRSASLVVPDDVQRSYSTESCGSPEIAFTRIFNNSSKELPGKTLDFHFDISETPIIGHKYGDQRTAAGRNGKPQVIAVTRSTSSTSSGSNSNGLVPVSWKRPQLSQRRTRERLMNVLSLCGPESGIPKNPSVVFSSSEDLDSADQQTSLIPTVEEVVREEEVQGEDAGSEQQFGVFKDFDFLDVELEDAEGESMDNFNWGVRRRSLESMDKGDTPSLQECQYTGSTPSLNLTNHEDTDESSEEEVLSASQILTRSGLLNSDSATDDTVSNHVDSLQQSQESSSSALTEESTVLPSLPSLPQLDSPILEMAHSDSTSSQLPEDAVSMMAVDELSSSVSEDTGFCSAPPLPSDPPELCYLPDSHDPQDSQDAQDHQETQDPQEDLDPAPPPPLAIDTPPGSLCEEESQTVLPLCLPLPPESKPDPDPDPDSTCGYLWEEDVTQALKELDERCEEEEADFSGMSSQDEGDADCFPEIQASPPPSPFLSAILAAFQPVAYDNEEDAWRCHVNQMLSDTDGSSAVYTFHVFARLFENMQRKFASITHASVHFLGERLQRMGNQFLSSLEVMTSCSQCPTVLLDAETLVSCELLETLKFSVLELQEHLDTYTVKREAAELWLENCRKTFGDKDGNQQLNTHAQELELCRRLYKLHFQLLLLFQAYCKLISRVDTIKREAEVTNMSEELTILESCLKEAETRSDTQEDVCMSDTGQINTETAIQSLIETLRARDFGFALTQVKIFRSMWPNDIFGNETDNAVQTLLHIYFRHQTLGQTGCLAVVGPSRDLTQASTRLMELNLQIREALSQAQACQPHTTVVSSTGL; translated from the exons GTATTGTGGCCCCAACACTAGCAATGTGCATATCATTGCGGACCTGTATGCTGAGGTCATTGGAGTGCTCACACAGTCAAA GTTTCAGGCAGTAAGGAAAAAGTTCATCACAGAATTAAAGGAGCTGAGACAAAAAGAGCAGAGTCCTTTTGTAGTCCAGAGCGTCATCAGTCTTATCATGGGCATGAAGTTCTTCCGCGTTAAAATGTATCCTGTGGAGGATTTTGAGGCTTCATTTCAGTTCATGCAG gAGTGTGCGCAATATTTCCTGGAAGTGAAAGATAAGGACATAAAGCATGCTTTAGCAGGCCTTTTTGTTGAGATCCTCATCCCTGTCGCAGCT GCGGTAAAAAATGAAGTCAATGTGCCGTGCCTGAAGAACTTTGTGGAGATGTTGTACCAGACGACATTCGACCTTAGTTCCAGAAAGAAGCATTCTTTG GCTCTGTATCCCCTGGTGACATGCCTGCTGTGTGTTAGTCAGAAGCAGTTCTTCCTCAACAACTGGCACATCTTCCTCCAGAACTGCCTCTCCCACCTGAAG AACAAAGACCCAAAAATGTCTCGTGTTGCTCTGGAGTCGCTCTACAGGCTGTTGTGGGTCTACATTATCAGGATCAAGTGTGAGAGTAATACGGTCACACAAAG cCGTCTTCTTAGCATCGTTTCAGCACTTTTCCCCAAAGGTTCGCGCAGTGTTGTGCCAAGAGACACGCCCCTCAACATCTTTGTCAAGATCATCCAGTTCATAGCTCAG GAAAGACTGGACTTTGCTATGAAGGAAATTATCTATGACCTCCTGTGTGTGGGCAAGTCTCACAAAACGTTTACCATTAACCCAGAG AGGATGAATATCGGTTTGCGAGCCTTCTTGGTGATTGCCGATAGCCTACAGCAGAAAGATGGGGAGCCTCCTATGCCTACAACAGGAATCATCATGCCCTCTGGTAACACCTTACGTGTCAAAAAGATCTTCCTTAACACCACCCTCACTGATGAAGAAGCCAAGGTCATAG GCATGTCACTGTACTACCCGCTAGTAAGAAAGGCCTTAGATAACATCCTACGACACCTTGACAAGGAGGTTGGGCGCTCCATGAGTATGACCAGTGTACAGATGTCCAACAAGGAGCCTGAGGACATGATCAC GGGAGAGAGGAAGCCAAAGATTGATCTGTTCCGCACATGTGTGGCCGCCATCCCAAGACTGATACCAGATGGCATGAGCAGACAAGACCTAATAGAGCTTCTCGCCAA ACTGACCATCCACATGGATGAGGAGTTGCGGGGCCTTGCCTTTACAACTCTGCAGGCCCTGATGGTTGATTTCCCAGAGTGGCGTGAGGATGTTCTCTCAGGCTTTGTCTACTTCATTGTCAGAGAGGTGACTGATGTCCACCCCACCCTGTTGGATAATGCTGTCAAAATGCTTTTGCAACTTATCAGCCAATGGAGGCAAGCAGTGCAGAGCAGCAATAAGAGCCATGATGCACAG AGCTCCAGCAGTGGACGTTCTCTGTCTCTGGACCGTATTCATTCTCTTGGCGTACTACATGTAGTTGAAGGTTTAGCTCTGGTGGTTCTGTGTAGCTGCCGCCCTGCTACACGCAGGCTGGCCGTTAATGTCCTCAAGGAGGTCCGTGCACTGCACACAGCACTGGGCATTGGCAAG aGTGATGAAGAGTTGGCTATTGATGTAATGGACAGATTAAGCGCATCTGTGTTGGAGAGTTTCATTCATCTCACTGGAGCTGATCAG ACCAACCTGCTATATTGTCCCAGTGGGATTGATCTTCAGACGCTTGCAGAATGGAGCTCCTCTCCCATCAGCCACCAGTTTGATGTGGTGAGCCCCTCACACATCTGGGTGTTTGCCCACGTTACTCAGGGACAGGACCCCTGGGTCATCAGCTTCTCCAGCTACCTGCGGCAGGAGAACCTGCCCAAACATTGCCCCACTGCCCTCAACTATGCCTGGATGTTTGCCAACACCCGACTGCAGTTACTGTCCCCCCAAGTTGACATCAA TAGCCCCATCAATGCCAAGAAAGTGAACAGTCTGAGCAGCAGTGACTCCTACATTGGCCTTTGGAGGAACTACCTGATTCTCTGCTGTAGCTCtgcctcatcttcctcctccatgtGTTCCTCATCCTCCACCTCTGGCTCTGTCCGCTGCTCCCCACCTGAGACGCTGGCGTCCACGCCGGACAGCGGCTACAGTTATGATTCAAAG ATTGTTGGAACTCCGTCCCCCTCCCTTCTGTTCAAACACATTGTTCCAATGATGCGCTCTGAAAGCATGGACATCACAGAGTCTCTTGTGTTGGGGCTTGGCCGGACCAACCCTGTGGCCTTCAG AGAGTTGTTAGAGGAGTTAAATCCCATCATAAAAGAAGCTCTGGAAAGAAGACCTGAA AATATGAAGCGGCGCAGGCGTCGTGACATCCTCAGGGTCCAGCTGGTCCGGATATTTGAGCTATTGGCTGATGCTGGTGTCATCAGTCAAAT AGCCAGCGGAGGGTTGGATGGAGAGAGCCACTCTCTGAATAGTACACTGCTGGAGTACGTTGATCTGACCAGGCAGCTGCTTGAGGCTGAAAATGACAAGGACTCTGATACACTGAAGGACATTCGATGCCACTTCAGTGCTCTCGTGGCTAATATCATACAGAATGTCCCAG TTCACCAGAGGAGGACCATCTTCCCCCAGCAGTCGCTGAGGCACAGTCTGTTCATGTTGTTCAGTCACTGGGCTGGGCCTTTCAGCATCATGTTCACTCCCCTGGACCGCTACAGTGACAGAAATATGCAGATCAACCGTCACCAATACTGTGCACTAAAG GCCATGTCTGCAGTGTTGTGCTGTGGACCTGTAGCTGACAATGTTGGCCTCTCCTCTGATGGCTACCTCTACAAGTGGCTGGACAACATCCTGGATTCTCAGGACAAGAAA GTTCACCAGCTGGGTTGTGAGGCTGTAATGTTGCTGTTGGAGCTGAATCCCGACCAGAGCAACCTCATGTTCTGGGCTGTAGATCGCTGTTACACTGGTTCCCGTCGCGTGGCCGCTGGCTGCTTTAGGGCCATCGCCAATGTCTTTCACAACAG GGATTACCAATTTGACACTGTGGTGCTGCTGAACCTGATTCTGTTCAAGGCAGCAGATTCTTCCAGGGAAATCTATGAAGTTGCCATGCAGCTGTTACAG ATCCTGGAACCCAAACTCTTCCGCTATGCCCACAAATTGGAGATCCAGCGAACAGATGGCATCTTGACCCCTCCCTCACCTCTACCGCACCTCTACTCTGTGTCTTACTATCAGCTGTCCGAGGAGCTTGCAAGGACTTACCCAGAGCTAACTCTGCCCATCTTCTCAG AGGTGAGCCAGCGTATCCAGACAGCACATCCTGGTGGCCGTCAAGTAATGCTGCATTACCTCTTGCCTTGGATGAACAACGTGGAGCTGGTTGACTTTAAACCAACTACACGGCGACCAGAGGATTGTGGCAGtgttgatgatgaagaggatgcTCATGAGCGGGAGACCATGATGGTCAACAGTAGGCGATGGCTCCATGGAGAAGGCTGGGGCTCCCCACGTGCAACAACCATGGTGCTTAACAACCTCATGTTCATGACTGCTAAG tatgGGGATGAGTTTGCTTGGTCAGAGATCGAGAACGTGTGGACCACTTTAGCAGACAGCTGGCCAAAGAACCTCAAAATCATTCTGCACTTTCTCATCAGTATGTCGGGAGTTAACAGTGACCCcagccttttgccctat GTTAAACGTGTGGTGGTTTACTTGGGCAGAGATAAGACCatgcagctgctggaggagtTGATGTGTGAGCTTGAGTTGACTGATCCTGTTTgctcagctgtcactcacatggACAACCCTCCTTATTACCGCATCACCTCCAGTTACAAAATCCCCTCAGTCACCTCAG GAACAACTTCCAGCAGCAATACCATGGTGCCAGGAAATGATGGTCATCATGATAGCAAGATCAAAGACTCTAACATGGAGGACAG TTACACCCACTTGGATATCTACAGTGGCCTGAACAGTAACCTGAACCGCCAGCACCACCGTCTGGAATCTcgttacagcagcagctctggaggCTCCtatgaagaagagaaga GTGACTCTATGCCACTTTATGCTAACTGGCGTCTGAAAGTGATGGATCACAACCGGCCAGAGCCTCTCCCCTTCCCTCCAACAGGCGGCTGCTGGTCTCCGTTGGTGGACTACTTGCCAGAGACCAATACCCCTGCCGTGCCACTCCACCG gtgtAACATAGCAGTAATTCTACTGACAGACCTCATTGTGGACCATGGGGTCAAAGTGGAGTGGGGCGCCTACCTGCACCTCTTGTTACATGCAATTTTTATAG ggTTTGATCACCAGCACCCAGAAGTCTATGAGCACTGCAAACGTCTACTGCTTCACCTGCTTGTGGCCCAGGGAGCAAATAGCAATGTTCAGTCTGTGGCAATGGTGCTATTGCGCAACAGAGACTACAATGATCCAAGGGTCCTGACTGTGAAGCCAGTAGCTCCAGAGTTCAACCTTACAG GAGTTCAAGACCTTTTGCCAGACTGTCAGCCATCACCTATGACGGACTCTGGTCTCAGCTCAAGCTCTACATCCTCCAGTATAAGTCTGGGGACAGGGGGCACTGCTCTGCCCCACCTCTCCCCCACACTCCTCAGTGAGGTGGATGCCACTGCTGAACAGGACAAGAAGGCTAAAGCTCTCATTGAGTTTATCACATCAAG GAAGAAGGGTCCACTCTGGAACCATGAAGATGTATCACCCAAGAACCCCAACATAAAGAGTGCTGACCAGCTGAGTGTTTTTGTCCGACACGTTGTGACTGTCTTCAAACATTCTCAGTCAG GTTTCCAGCTGGAGCCATTGCTTAGTGAAGTAGCTCTTCAAACAGCTCTGTCTTGTCCTTCTCGCCACTACGCTGGACGCTCATTTCAGATTTTCAGGGCACTCAAGCAACCTCTGACTCCTGCAACGCTGTCTGACATTCTGTCTCGACTGGTAGAGACAGTTGGTGACCCAGGAGAGGAGGCTCAG GGCTTTGTCATTGAACTCCTCCTGACACTGGAGTCAGGCATTGACACACTAGCAGATACGGTCAAAAACTATGACCTCCTCACTGCCTTAGCACA AACCTCTCCACGTGATTTGTTGGGGCCCAAGTTTGCTTCcaacaggaaaagcacaggcCAGCTAAACCTAAACAGTGGTGGCCTGTTTCATTATGTCCATACACGCAGCAACTCTCTGCGGGCTAATCTGATGGGTGAACGGAAAGGTGACCGACGCAGGAGTAACACCATAGACATTGCCGACAGACTTGGTGGTAGCCACGGAAATCTAGCACGCACGCGGAGCTTATCATCGCTAGGTGGGGGAGGGGGTCAAGGGGGGGACACCATCCCCCCTGTAGACCCTGCGAACCTGATGGCCACCGTGTTCTGGATTGCTGCTTCGCTGCTTGAGTCTGACTACGAGTTTGAGTATCTGCTGGCCCTGCGGCTCCTGAACAAGATGCTGGGCCAGCTGCCTCTGGATCGTGCAGATAGCAGAGAGCGTCTGGAGAAGATCCAGGCCAAGCTGAAGTGGTACAGCTTCCCTGGGCTGCTGCAGCTCTTTCTGAAGGGCTTCACCTCTGCTTCTACTCAGGAGCTCACCATCCATCTGCTCAGCAAACTCATCAGTGTCTCCAGACATACACTGGTAGACCCCACACAAGTAGCAG GTTTTCCCTTGAATATCCTGTGCCTCCTACCACATCTCATCCAGCACTTTGACAGCCCTACTCCTTTCTGCAAGGAGACAGCTGATAAAATAGCCAAGGTGTGTGCTGATGAGAAGTCAGCCACTCTCTCCAACCTGGCCCACATGATGAGCCTGTAcagcacacacagctattcCCGTGACTGCACCAACTGGATCAATGTGGTCTGTCGCTACCTCCATGATGCCTTTGCTGAGATCACCCTGAACCTGGTCACTTACTTGGCTGAG TTGCTGGAAAAGGGTCTTCCCAGCATGCAACAGTCCTTGTTGCAAATCATCTACAGCCTACTGAGTCATATTGACCTTTCAGCAGCCCCTGTCAAACAGTTCAACCTGGAGATCATGAAGATCATTGGCAAATATGTTCAG agccCACATTGGAAGGAGgctcaaaacattttaaagttggTGGTTTCTCGCTCAGCCAGCCTTGTTGTCCCAGATGATGTGCAGCGATCCTACAGCACAGAATCATGTGGATCTCCTGAAATTGCTTTTACACGCATATTCAACAACTCTTCAAAGGAGCTGCCTGGAAAGACTCTAGACTTCCACTTTGACATCTCAGAG ACACCAATCATAGGACATAAATATGGTGATCAGCGCACTGCAGCAGGCCGCAATGGAAAGCCGCAGGTGATTGCTGTAACTAGAAGtacctcctccacctcatctgGATCCAACTCCAATGGTCTGGTGCCAGTTAGCTGGAAGAGGCCTCAACTCTCCCAG AGAAGAACCAGGGAGCGGCTGATGAATGTgctgtctctatgtggcccagAGTCCGGCATCCCCAAAAATCCATCT GTGGTGTTCTCATCCAGTGAGGATCTGGACTCTGCTGACCAGCAGACCAGTCTCATTCCcacagtggaggaggtggtcagagaggaggaggtgcagggaGAAGATGCaggcagtgagcagcagtttggTGTCTTCAAAGACTTTGACTTCTTAGATGTAGAGTTGGAAGATGCTGAG GGGGAGAGCATGGACAACTTCAATTGGGGGGTGCGCCGTCGTTCCTTGGAGAGCATGGACAAAGGGGACACGCCATCTTTGCAGGAGTGCCAATACACCGGCAGCACACCAAGCCTCAACCTGACCAACCATGAGGACACGGATGAATCATCTGAGGAGGAGGTACTGAGTGCTAGCCAGATTCTCACCCGCTCTGGCCTT CTTAACAGTGACTCTGCCACAGATGACACCGTATCCAACCATGTGGACTCTTTGCAGCAGTCTCAAGAATCATCCAGCAGTGCACTGACTGAGGAGTCGACTGTCCTTCCCTCACTACCCTCCCTTCCTCAGCTGGATAGCCCTATTTTGGAGATGGCCCACTCAGACAGTACCAGCAGCCAGCTGCCTGAG GATGCTGTAAGCATGATGGCGGTCGATGAGTTGAGCAGCAGTGTTAGTGAGGACACAGGGTTTTGTAGTGCACCCCCTCTGCCCTCTGACCCTCCAGAGCTGTGTTACCTCCCAGACTCACATGATCCTCAAGATTCTCAGGATGCTCAGGACCACCAAGAGACCCAGGACCCTCAGGAAGACCTGGATCCagccccccctcctcctttggCTATTGACACCCCACCAGGGTCCCTCTGTGAGGAGGAATCCCAGACGGTCCTGCCTCTATGTCTGCCTCTGCCACCCGAGTCAAAGCCAGATCCTGATCCAGACCCAGACAGCACCTGTGGCTATTTGTGGGAGGAAGATGTAACACAAGCACTCAAAGAGCTGGATGAGcgctgtgaggaggaggaggctgactTCTCTGGCATGTCCAG TCAAGATGAAGGTGACGCAGACTGCTTTCCAGAGATTCAGGCCTCTCCGCCCCCTtctcccttcctctctgccATCCTGGCAGCATTCCAGCCTGTTGCCTATGACAATGAGGAGGATGCTTGGCGTTGCCATGTCAACCAGATGTTGTCAGACACAGACGGCTCCTCCGCTGTTTACACTTTCCACGTGTTCGCCCGACTCTTTGAG AATATGCAGAGGAAATTTGCCTCCATTACACATGCATCTGTTCACTTTCTCGGGGAAAGGCTCCAGCGAATGGGAAATCAGTTCCTCAGCTCCCTGGAAGTTATGACATCTTGCTCTCAATGTCCAACTGTGCTGCTTGATGCTGAGACG CTGGTCTCTTGTGAACTGTTGGAGACTCTGAAGTTCAGTGTGCTGGAGTTGCAGGAACACCTGGACACCTACACCGTCaagagagaagcagcagagctT TGGCTTGAGAACTGCAGGAAAACATTTGGGGACAAAGACGGCAACCAACAGCTCAATACTCATGCACAG GAGCTGGAGTTGTGTCGCAGGCTCTATAAGCTGCactttcagctgctgctgctctttcagGCCTACTGTAAACTCATCAGCAGGGTTGATACCATCaagagggaggcagag gTGACCAACATGTCTGAAGAACTCACAATCCTGGAGAGCTGCTTAAAGGAGGCGGAAACGAGGAGCGATACTCAGGAGGATGTGTGTATGTCAGACACTGGGCAGATCAACACAGAGACGGCTATCCAGTCTCTGATCGAAACTCTGAGAGCCAGAGATTTCGGCTTTGCCCTCACACAGGTCAAAATCTTTCG GTCCATGTGGCCCAACGACATTTTCGGCAACGAGACGGATAATGCGGTTCAGACGCTTTTGCACATCTACTTCCGGCACCAGACACTGGGACAGACGGGCTGCCTGGCAGTCGTGGGCCCCAGCAGGGACCTGACGCAGGCGAGCACCCGCCTCATGGAGCTCAACCTACAGATCCGCGAGGCTCTGAGTCAGGCACAGGCCTGCCAGCCACACACCACTGTGGTCAGCAGCACTGGACTGTGA